A single genomic interval of Alligator mississippiensis isolate rAllMis1 chromosome 15, rAllMis1, whole genome shotgun sequence harbors:
- the LOC109280201 gene encoding RNA-binding protein 4B isoform X2, whose amino-acid sequence MVKLFIGNLPREATEQEIRSLFEQYGKVLECDIIKNYGFVHIEDKTAAEDAIRNLHHHKLHGVCINVEASKNKSKASTKLHVGNISATCTNLELRAKFEEYGPVIECDIVKEYAFVHMERAEDAVEAIRGLDNTEFQGRIFAAGRRGSCCT is encoded by the exons ATGGTGAAGCTGTTCATCGGGAACCTGCCGCGGGAGGCGACGGAGCAGGAGATCCGGTCGCTGTTCGAGCAGTACGGGAAGGTGCTGGAATGCGACATCATCAAGAACTACGGCTTCGTGCACATCGAGGACAAGACGGCGGCCGAGGACGCCATCCGCAACCTGCACCACCACAAGCTGCACGGCGTCTGCATCAACGTGGAGGCCAGCAAGAACAAGAGCAAGGCCTCCACCAAGCTGCACGTGGGCAACATCAGCGCCACCTGCACCAACCTGGAGCTGCGGGCCAAGTTCGAGGAGTACGGCCCCGTCATCGAGTGCGACATCGTCAAGGAATATGCCTTTGTGCACATGGAGCGGGCTGAAGATGCTGTCGAGGCCATCCGGGGCCTCGACAACACCGAGTTCCAAG GTAGGATATTTGCGGCTGGACGTCGGGGTTCCTGTTGCACATGA
- the LOC109280201 gene encoding RNA-binding protein 4B isoform X1 encodes MVKLFIGNLPREATEQEIRSLFEQYGKVLECDIIKNYGFVHIEDKTAAEDAIRNLHHHKLHGVCINVEASKNKSKASTKLHVGNISATCTNLELRAKFEEYGPVIECDIVKEYAFVHMERAEDAVEAIRGLDNTEFQGKRMRVQLSTSRLRTAPGMGDKSGCYRCGKEGHWSKECPVDRPGQVPDFTETYNEQYGAVRTPYPTGYGETMYYDDGYGGMVDYYKRYRVRSAYDAYAEQTMAQYSQYAQYSQVQPTAMAAATTAMASRLPTTLDPYDRALLPTPGAAAAVAAAATAAAAAVSSTYYARDRSPLRRTAAAATTVGEAYAYDRNQLSPASSVTRAASLYDVQRFGRDPYADRARYSAF; translated from the exons ATGGTGAAGCTGTTCATCGGGAACCTGCCGCGGGAGGCGACGGAGCAGGAGATCCGGTCGCTGTTCGAGCAGTACGGGAAGGTGCTGGAATGCGACATCATCAAGAACTACGGCTTCGTGCACATCGAGGACAAGACGGCGGCCGAGGACGCCATCCGCAACCTGCACCACCACAAGCTGCACGGCGTCTGCATCAACGTGGAGGCCAGCAAGAACAAGAGCAAGGCCTCCACCAAGCTGCACGTGGGCAACATCAGCGCCACCTGCACCAACCTGGAGCTGCGGGCCAAGTTCGAGGAGTACGGCCCCGTCATCGAGTGCGACATCGTCAAGGAATATGCCTTTGTGCACATGGAGCGGGCTGAAGATGCTGTCGAGGCCATCCGGGGCCTCGACAACACCGAGTTCCAAG GCAAGCGGATGCGCGTGCAGTTGTCTACGAGCCGGCTCAGGACTGCGCCCGGGATGGGAGACAAGAGTGGCTGCTATCGGTGTGGGAAGGAAGGGCACTGGTCTAAAGAGTGTCCGGTCGACCGCCCGGGGCAGGTGCCTGACTTTACCGAGACCTATAACGAGCAGTACGGAGCAGTGCGCACTCCCTATCCCACGGGCTATGGGGAGACCATGTATTACGATGACGGGTACGGAGGAATGGTCGACTACTACAAGCGCTACCGCGTGCGCTCGGCCTACGATGCCTATGCAGAGCAGACCATGGCCCAATACTCCCAGTATGCCCAGTACTCCCAGGTGCAGCCCACGGCCATGGCCGCCGCCACCACAGCCATGGCCAGCCGCCTCCCCACCACCCTAGACCCTTACGATAGAGCTCTGCTGCCCACCCCGGGCGCGGCGGCGGCCGTCGCcgcagctgccaccgctgccgcGGCAGCTGTGTCCTCCACCTATTACGCCCGGGATAGGAGCCCCCTGCGTCGCACGGCAGCCGCGGCCACCACCGTCGGAGAGGCGTACGCGTACGACCGGAACCAGCTGTCCCCAGCGTCGTCGGTCACGCGGGCGGCCTCCCTCTACGACGTGCAGCGGTTCGGGCGGGATCCGTACGCGGACAGGGCGCGGTACTCTGCGTTTTGA